GTTTACCTTCCTGCTGGTAGAAATAACTTTCCTGGACTGGTTGCCTCTTCATATTGGCTAAAATAAACTGAAGGAGTGACAGTTTGTCTGAAACATTCTTCTGTTATGTGTGTTACATTTCGAGAAGGAAATCTTTCTTCCCCTTTTATCCTCAATATAACAAGTTACATTTACCAAATAGGTTAAAGCTCTCTGCTAGTGACCCCCATTCATATTAAATTGTATTAAACATTCTATTAAATTCATTCTTTAATTTTACACATTCAAACAAGTTCGACTTCCCTGGTCTAGCACCTTCGGGACTTGAGTCCCGAACCAGGGAGTTTACCAGACCAAGGAAAGTTAATGCTCCCCTGCTGGCACTCCACTTCTGGACTCCTCTCCTTCCAAAGCTGGGctcccacgctgctgcccacTCTGCTGCAAAAGTTCCTGGGGATACTGGCTAGGACTGTCTGGCCACTGCCAGCTCTGCTGTCTCTGGGTAATCCCTGGGGCTCCCCGGCCAAGGCTCCCTTGCAGCCACTGGGCCCTGCCAGAGGTTCCCTTGCTGGGGCCCTCCAGCTATGCTGCCACTAGGATTGCCCAGGTTCTCCGTCTGGGGCTCCTCAGctgcctggtcctgctgctgccaggagttCCCCATCTGGAGCCACCCACTTGCTGCTGGCCAACTGCCAGAGCCAGTCCTGCTTCCACCAGGCATTCCCCAGGGTTCCTTAGAtcgcccagctgctgcctggcccatTGCTACAGGGGGTTCCTCAGTTGGGGAAGGGACTCCCCAGTGGATGCCTGACCCAGATGTCGGGTTCCCAGGGCAGGGCTCCCCCTGCAAACCCTGCTGACATCAGGGTTTCCctagcctggctggggctctgcacCTGCCTCCTGGCCCAGtcactgctggcccagccagggctccccagtcTTGCATTCTTCCAGCTGCTTCTGGCTTCCCACGCATGGCTCTGTCAGACCAGAGAATCcaagatttgggaggttcagcctgtaaaaTTATAGTCCTCCCATTCCTCACTCTTAAGTTGAacaaccccttcccccacccccaaaaatcaatttgcacaaatggaaatcAACCTCAGGAAAAATTCCCCGCTTTTAAgttatcttggacttatagcaaggacggcCTGTATATATATTTAAGCTATGAATAAGTCTTATTAAAATATCTTACTGCATTTGACTAACTTGTGCATTTTTTCTCCTCTAAAGATAAACATTGTGAATGATGAAAAAGTTAGAATGATAAATAAAGCATTTACTGAAGTACAGAAAGAAGTCAAACAACTATCAAAAAGCATTTCATCAAAACTGGAAGAAAGGCATCGGGTAATAATTATATGGGTCCTATTTAATACATCTTTGGTTGTGAGGGTGGCTGCAATCTCAGGTTAGAAAAATTCCAAATTTAGTGTGTAATTTTAGTAAGTTTTTAGCTCtttactggaaaaaaaaccttccatgACTCCTTCATTCAGAGGGATCTCAAGTCTGCATGCAACCTTAACAGTTCTGAGGGAGCATACTTCCTCTAATCAGAACAGAAGAGATGATTGAGCATCTCTAGGTTGTTGCCAGAATGAATTTTTCATTTAAGATCTGGATGttttggttgatttttttattGGAGAGCTTAGAAatctattttattaatttttaaactGGAGACCTTGATTCATCGAGTGGACCCTTAACACAAATAGGCATAGAAAATGAAGGTAGTTGTTTTTGCAAGACATCCTGGATCTCTTGGCTGAACCATTTGATAACCACATCAATATTCTCTTTGTAAAAACATCAGCCTCCCCACTTCTGCTCCAATTACAACTTCCTCATCAAAATATAACATTTGGAAACAATTTCTCTCTTTCTGGAGCACTAGGAGGGACCCAGTAATAATTCTATTGATTTCTGTGAAATAAGATAGCATATTAGTCTATGTACAGTAATTACTTCCTTTACAATTTTAGATTTTGTTGACTAGAGCTTTCAAGCCTATCTCCATTTTAGCCATTTATATTATGGACACAGATTTTTGGttcctctaaagcagtgtttcctgattttatttggccacggaacccttttcagcttaaaataatttcaaggaacccctagggttctcagacttggttgagcaaaaaaacctgcaaaatacTCTGTCTTTTTAAGAGGGGGTGGGGCAATGCCGCattctcgtggaacccttactttcactctGCGGAACCatggggttccacggagcaccaattgggaaacactgctctaaagcatGAAGTATTGACCACTAGTACATCTAGTTCGGCAAATCACATTCCCATTGAGGGTACATGTACAccacagcgttattttggaataactgatgttattttgaaataaagtgcttgtctacacagcaagctgttattttgaaataattttgagatggaggacttcttactccaactcctgaaatcctcatttcacaaggggtaACGGAAttagaaggaagagtgttcttccttctacttcctgctgtatagatagcCTAATTCAGCTTTTAGcactattttgatttcagctacgcaattgatgtagctgaagttgttcATCTTAATTGGACTTTTGCCCTCCAGTGTAGGTCTGCCCAAAGTGAATTAGTTATAAGAAATAGAGGATGTCTTGCACTTCAATATACCAAGCAAATCAATTGAACAGACAGCAAGTATTTGTAAGCTTTATATCCTCCCTCAACGCATCTTTTTATACAATCTCAGCTTCCttctttgtaattttttaaaattattttcaggtTTCTACACACCTGGAGGTTGAACCAGTGAACGTGGATGCAGCTGCAAGTTTATTATCTCAGTTGTAAAGCATAATGAAACATCTATGAATTCCAAAAGCAAAACTTACTGGAAAAAATCTGTGGATGGCACATTGAATATTCTGTTTGTACAGTTTTATTAAAAAATCTTGTTAATAtacaagcattggcacacttttAATATGAACTACAAACAGATCTTTCCTATAACTTAGGAAAGTGGAATGTCAGAAGTCAAATGTGAGAAACTTAAAGTGCTAAAACAGAAGGCACTTCACAAAATTGGTTCACTGAAACAATTTAACAAAACCCATTTAATGCCCTTCACTTCACAATTTGGCAgtgaaagctttaaaaaaattggAGTGAAAGGTTACAAAACATACAGAAATCTGCTTGGCAGTAAAGCTTCAGAAAGAAAATTAAGTGagaaggtggggtggggagaggaggttgTAACTGATCAGAAGGCTACAAAACATTTTTCACTTTCCTTCTAAAGGAAAAATTGTGGGGTAGTTTAGGATCTGAACTCTGAGTTACATTAATGTAACTTGTGAAAGAATATCAGAGAATATTCTGATAAAAGCCCCTTTTCTTCTGGTATGGAATTTGTGGTGTTTTGTGAAGTAGTTAAGGAAGCAAAAGGAAATACACTCCCAGAGTCAGTGAACTAAGAGGTTATACATTCATTATTTAAAATACTTAGATTATGAAGAAGTCTAGAATGTTATAAAGTTAGAGGT
The DNA window shown above is from Pelodiscus sinensis isolate JC-2024 chromosome 2, ASM4963464v1, whole genome shotgun sequence and carries:
- the RBIS gene encoding ribosomal biogenesis factor, with the protein product MGKSKAKGPKAKSVFHVAKTKSLKARNKAKPVTTSLKKINIVNDEKVRMINKAFTEVQKEVKQLSKSISSKLEERHRVSTHLEVEPVNVDAAASLLSQL